A region from the Paludicola sp. MB14-C6 genome encodes:
- a CDS encoding bifunctional folylpolyglutamate synthase/dihydrofolate synthase, protein MNYQESVNYIHSFTRFGSQLGLERMAKLLELMGNPHEKLKFVHIAGTNGKGSTAQFSTQILRNAGLKVGTYISPFVVDFRERFQINNEMIAEEEFRCLVEMIDPIVKQMSKQGMQVTEFEAITAIAMQFFCQNQCDIVCLEVGLGGRFDATNVIDTPEVAIITSISLDHVDILGDTIEKIASEKAGIIKEKTDVVTYPLQEVDAVAVFLERCALTQSTLILPNANAVTIIKSNIFGSEFIYDKEAYSIQLAGTHQIYNAVAVIEAMKILQRKGYPITLECIKKGLQLTTFPARFERMSEKPLIIVDGAHNKQAVLSLVETLDKLQVNKKIAIVGMMKDKDYQSAVEQIGSRCEWIITVPVNNPRAVDFVALAEVAKQYCNQVEPIDDYDKALQKALTFTDDNSAIIVCGSFYMASDMRKTINNWTRYQ, encoded by the coding sequence TTGAATTATCAAGAATCCGTAAATTATATACACAGCTTTACTCGATTTGGCTCACAATTAGGATTAGAGCGTATGGCAAAGCTATTAGAGTTAATGGGTAACCCACATGAAAAATTAAAATTTGTGCATATAGCAGGAACAAATGGGAAAGGCTCTACTGCTCAGTTTTCTACTCAAATATTGCGAAATGCAGGGCTAAAGGTTGGAACATATATATCACCATTCGTTGTTGACTTTAGAGAACGGTTTCAAATAAACAATGAAATGATTGCAGAAGAAGAATTTCGCTGTTTGGTTGAGATGATTGACCCTATTGTAAAGCAAATGAGCAAGCAGGGAATGCAAGTAACTGAATTCGAAGCGATTACAGCCATCGCAATGCAGTTTTTCTGTCAGAATCAATGTGATATTGTATGTTTAGAAGTTGGTCTTGGCGGTCGTTTTGATGCTACCAACGTAATTGATACACCTGAAGTAGCAATCATTACTTCTATTTCATTGGATCATGTTGATATTTTGGGCGATACCATTGAAAAGATAGCAAGTGAAAAAGCAGGTATCATAAAGGAAAAAACGGATGTAGTCACTTATCCGTTACAAGAAGTTGATGCAGTTGCTGTATTTTTAGAGCGTTGTGCATTAACACAATCTACTTTAATTTTACCAAATGCAAACGCTGTTACTATTATAAAAAGTAATATCTTTGGTTCAGAGTTTATATATGATAAAGAAGCTTATTCCATTCAGCTAGCCGGAACACATCAGATTTACAATGCAGTAGCAGTAATTGAAGCTATGAAAATTTTGCAAAGAAAAGGCTATCCAATTACGCTTGAGTGTATCAAAAAAGGTTTACAGCTTACCACTTTTCCGGCACGATTTGAGCGAATGAGCGAAAAGCCGTTAATCATTGTAGATGGTGCACATAATAAGCAAGCTGTTTTATCACTTGTAGAAACGTTAGACAAGCTGCAAGTGAATAAAAAGATAGCGATTGTTGGCATGATGAAGGACAAAGATTATCAAAGTGCTGTTGAGCAAATTGGCTCACGTTGTGAATGGATAATAACAGTTCCCGTCAACAATCCGCGGGCAGTTGATTTTGTTGCTTTAGCGGAAGTTGCAAAGCAATATTGCAATCAGGTTGAACCAATTGATGATTATGACAAAGCTTTACAAAAAGCACTTACATTTACAGACGACAATTCTGCAATTATCGTGTGTGGTTCATTTTATATGGCAAGTGATATGAGAAAAACAATAAATAATTGGACTAGATACCAATAA